GGAATCTTCGCGCGCTCGATCTCGAACACCTGCGGTGCCGGTTCGTCTTCGCGCTCGATCGTGACCTGCACGGTGCTGCCGGCCGGGCCGCGCAGCTGCTTGAAGACATCGTCGGTCGTGATGTCCTTCTTCACCGGCTCCCCGTCGATCGCGATGATGCGGTCGCCGGCGCGAATGCCGAGTCGGTAAGAAGGAGTGCCCTCGATCGGCGAGATCACCACGATCGCGCCGTCTCGGATGTCGAACTGGATGCCGATCCCCGAGTACTCGCCCTGGAAGTTCTCGTCCATCTGGCGGGCACGCGTCGGCTGCAGGAACACCGTGTGCGGGTCGAGCGTGCGGAGCATGCCGTCGATCGCGCCGCGCACGATCTTGGAGTTCTCCGGCGCGTCCACGTAGTTGTTCTGCACCAGGTAGAGCACCTGGGAGAACAGGTCGAGCTGGCTGCGCAGGTCGTCGCCGGCCGCCATGGCCCGCGAGAGGCCAAAGCCCATCAGCACCGACAACACCATTGAAACGATCAGCGGCCCGAGCGAACTACGACGAAGGAACGCCATGGAGTGACTCCGAGTGTGGGGTCAGCTCGCCGGAGCGCGTGAGCGGAGTCGCATGAGGCGCTCCGCGGCGGCGTCCAGCGTTTCTTTGCGACGGGCGAAGTGGAAGCGCAACCGCTGCCGACCCGCCGCCGGATCCGAATAGAAGCTCGACCCCGGTACCGCGGCGACCCCCACCTCGGACACCAGCATGCGAGCGAACGAGACATCGTCGTCGAAACCGAACGCCGAGATGTCGGTCATCACGTAGTAAGCACCGCGTGGCATGAAGGCGCGGAATCCCGCGGCTTCGAGCACCGGCATCAGGTGCGCACGCCGGGCAGCATACGAACTGGCGAGCGCCTCGTAGTAAGACAGTGGCAAGGATAGCGCCACGGCTGCCGCTTCTTGTAAAGGAGCGGGCGCGCCCACGGTCAGAAAGTCGTGAACTTTGCGAATCGCACCACTCAGCTCGGGCGGCGCCAGGCACCAGCCGACCCGCCACCCGGTCACCGAATAGGTCTTCGAAAGCCCGCTGATCGTCACGGTTCGTTCCCGCATCCCCGGCAGCGCCGCCAGCGTCACGTGCTCGGCTCCGTCGTAGATCATGTGCTCGTAGATCTCGTCGGTGATCGCGATCACGTTCCACTTCCGGCACAGCGCGGCGACATGCTCCAGCTCCGCCCGAGTAAACACCTTGCCGGTCGGATTGTTCGGGGTGTTGATGACGATCGCGCGCGTGAGGTTGTTGAACGCGGCCTCCAGATCGGCCGGGTCGTACGCCCAGTCGGGCTCCCTCAGCCGCACGAAGCGTGGCGTGGCCCCGCACAGGATCGCGTCGGGGCCGTAATTCTCGTAGAACGGCTCGAACACGATCACTTCCTCGCCCGGATTCACGAGTGCCATCTGGGTGGCGACCATGCACTCGGTCGAGCCGCAGCACACCGTGATCTCGGTCTCGGGGTCGTAGCGCAGGCCGGTGAAGCGCTCGGTCTTGGCCACCAGCGCGTCGCGCATGCGCTTGGAGCCCCAGGTGATGGCGTACTGATTGATGTCGTCCATCACCGCGCGCGCCGCGGCTTCCTTGAGTTCGGAAGGAGCCGGAAAGTCGGGAAAGCCCTGGGCCAGGTTCACACCGCCGTGCTGGTTGCAGAGCCGCGTCATCTCGCGGATCACCGACTCGGTGAAGCGATGCGTGCGCTCGGCTGTGAAGGGTCTCATGGCCGAGCGAGTCTAACGCGGCGCGCGCCGCACCCCAACGAGCGATTTGCCGGCGCGCGCCGCTTTCGCACGGTCTCACTCGCCTGATTTCGTCGCGAGCGATTGACACGAGCCGGGGCGGTCGGCCACTTTCCGTCGGCTATGGATGCCCAGCGCGTCATCGCGCGCCGTTTCGTGATCGGCTTGCCCCCGGATGGGCTTTCTCCCGCATGGGAACGCGACTTCGCCGCCTATCCTCCCGCCGGCGTGATCGTGTTTCGCCGCGATTTCCACGATCTCGCCGATCTGCGCCGTCTGACGCGGCGATTGCGCGAACTGGCGCGACCGCGACGCATCTTTCTGTCGCTCGACGAGGA
This is a stretch of genomic DNA from Candidatus Eisenbacteria bacterium. It encodes these proteins:
- a CDS encoding aminotransferase class I/II-fold pyridoxal phosphate-dependent enzyme, translated to MRPFTAERTHRFTESVIREMTRLCNQHGGVNLAQGFPDFPAPSELKEAAARAVMDDINQYAITWGSKRMRDALVAKTERFTGLRYDPETEITVCCGSTECMVATQMALVNPGEEVIVFEPFYENYGPDAILCGATPRFVRLREPDWAYDPADLEAAFNNLTRAIVINTPNNPTGKVFTRAELEHVAALCRKWNVIAITDEIYEHMIYDGAEHVTLAALPGMRERTVTISGLSKTYSVTGWRVGWCLAPPELSGAIRKVHDFLTVGAPAPLQEAAAVALSLPLSYYEALASSYAARRAHLMPVLEAAGFRAFMPRGAYYVMTDISAFGFDDDVSFARMLVSEVGVAAVPGSSFYSDPAAGRQRLRFHFARRKETLDAAAERLMRLRSRAPAS